The following is a genomic window from Bacteroidota bacterium.
TACCTCTACGAGGTCTTTAAGACCTCGTAGAGGGGATAGCCAATTAAGACCTCGTAGAGGGGATAGCCAATTTTTTTGTTTTAACCAATTGGAACGGAAAGCAGGAGCTACAGGTATTTCAAACCATTGCAGGTTCGCTCCAACTTATTTTTTCAGTTATCTCTTAAGGCAAAATCAGAATTTTTGTAAGGAGTGGTACGCGGTTATATAAATCGATGAGGTTATTGTTCTGGATGCTGATGCAGCCCCAGGTGAGATTTTGCTGATCGGTTCCGGGCCAGTTTCCGGCCCAGCCGTGTATGCCGATTCCGCCACCGAGCACTGTGGTTTTTAATGGTTCCTTACCGGCTTTGTTAGCAGCCACAATGCTGTTGTACTGTGCCTGCGTTATTTTCTTTTTGGCGAATGCAGCGGCGGCATCGTGGTTGTTTGGATAGTTAATGCGCATCCACGCTTTGCCGAGGTAGCTGGCATAGGTGCCGGTAAACGGACCAAGTGCTTTCTGAATGATTTTGTATTCGCCTTCGGGTGTGCGGTTGTCGCCCTGCTTTTGTTTGTGGCCGATGGGATCCTGCGCAAGTGCAATGCGGTATTCCTTTACTTCGCGGCCACGGGCAAAAAGTTTCATGCGGTAGCTGTGCTTTACGGCTACAAGCAAAGTGTCTTCGGCGGCGGGCACCAGCAGCTTGCGGTGTGCTTTGATAAACTCCGAAGGTTTTTCGTAATGTTTGAGCACCCAGTCGGCATTTTTGCCGTTATTGCTGGGCCAGTAGTCAACCGCAAAATCTTTCATGGCTGCTTTGCGGATTTCGAAATGCAGGTGAGCCGGATAGCTACCGCCGCCAGTGCCGATTGTACCAATTTTGCGGCCACGCTTTACTTCATTGCCTTTTTGGGCCAGGCGGCTTTCAAGATGCGCATACAGTGAATAGACGGTTTTTGGCTGCGCATTTTCTACGTAGCAATGTTCGATGAGGATGATATTGCCCCAGGGCTTGCCATAATCGGCCGAGGCAATGACACGTCCGTTTGCGGTTGCATACACGGGCTGGCCAAGGTCGGTATTACCGCCACCGTTGCCGTTCCAGTCTTCGCCGGTGTGTATGCCGAGGCTGTATGTTTCGGCGGTGTGTGTGGCAATGTACCAGCCGTTGTGTTTTTTTCCTTCGCTGTCGGTATAGCTTCCGCCGCCGTTGCGGTCGCCGAAAGGAAAATCAAAACCATCGGCCAGCAGCGGATCAAACAGTTTGTCGTATTCGCTGAGTGTGTCGGCCGGTGCCTGTGGTTTGTTTTGCTTTTGTGCATGTGCCTGTGGCGCATCGTTGCAGCAAAAAAGCAAAAGCAGCAGGGGCACACACAAACGAATCATGCTCAGCGGATTTCGAATTTGAGCATTTCTTCGTTACCGATATATGCGGTGAGCAGATCGCCGCGTTTTACCGGGCCCACTCCTTCGGGCGTGCCGGTAAAAATAAGGTCGCCGGTTTTGAGGGTGAAGTATTGCGATACATGCGCCACCAGTACATCGAAATTAAACAGCAGATCGCCGGTGTTTCCGCGCTGCACGGTTTGGCCGTTTACATCGAGATGAAAGCCGATGGCATTGAGGTCGCCAAGCGAAGTTTTGGGCACGAAACGGCCAACGGGTGCGGAGTGGTCGAAGGCTTTTGCTTTTTCCCACGGCAAACCTTTTGCTTTGCACTGCATCTGCACATCGCGCGCGGTAAAGTCAATGCCAATGCCAATTTCATCGTAATACCGTCCGGCAAATTCTGGCTGAATGTGTTTGCCTGCTTTGGAAATTTTCAGCACCAGTTCCACTTCGTGGTGCAGGTCGCTGGTAAAATCGGGATAGTAAAACGGGGCATTGTCGCGCAGCAGGGCGGTATCGGGTTTCAGAAAAA
Proteins encoded in this region:
- a CDS encoding peptidoglycan DD-metalloendopeptidase family protein; the protein is MIRLCVPLLLLLFCCNDAPQAHAQKQNKPQAPADTLSEYDKLFDPLLADGFDFPFGDRNGGGSYTDSEGKKHNGWYIATHTAETYSLGIHTGEDWNGNGGGNTDLGQPVYATANGRVIASADYGKPWGNIILIEHCYVENAQPKTVYSLYAHLESRLAQKGNEVKRGRKIGTIGTGGGSYPAHLHFEIRKAAMKDFAVDYWPSNNGKNADWVLKHYEKPSEFIKAHRKLLVPAAEDTLLVAVKHSYRMKLFARGREVKEYRIALAQDPIGHKQKQGDNRTPEGEYKIIQKALGPFTGTYASYLGKAWMRINYPNNHDAAAAFAKKKITQAQYNSIVAANKAGKEPLKTTVLGGGIGIHGWAGNWPGTDQQNLTWGCISIQNNNLIDLYNRVPLLTKILILP
- a CDS encoding fumarylacetoacetate hydrolase family protein, with the translated sequence MKIICIGRNYAEHAKEMNSPVPTEPVVFLKPDTALLRDNAPFYYPDFTSDLHHEVELVLKISKAGKHIQPEFAGRYYDEIGIGIDFTARDVQMQCKAKGLPWEKAKAFDHSAPVGRFVPKTSLGDLNAIGFHLDVNGQTVQRGNTGDLLFNFDVLVAHVSQYFTLKTGDLIFTGTPEGVGPVKRGDLLTAYIGNEEMLKFEIR